One part of the Salinimonas iocasae genome encodes these proteins:
- a CDS encoding Lrp/AsnC family transcriptional regulator: MEKISIDTVDKKLLTLLQKNADVSVAEMAELVGLTATPCWRRIQRLQQAGLITRKVALLDAPKLGLSMTVFVQIKAGRHDGKWLDEFARHASSFEEVVEFYRMSGEYDYLLKVMVTDMQCFDHFYKRLVNGIDLNDVTSSFAMEQIKYSTAMPLQHL; this comes from the coding sequence ATGGAAAAAATTTCTATTGATACTGTCGATAAAAAGCTTCTCACCCTGCTACAGAAAAATGCCGATGTCAGTGTTGCGGAGATGGCTGAGTTAGTGGGCCTTACCGCCACACCCTGTTGGCGACGCATCCAGCGTTTGCAGCAAGCCGGACTGATTACGCGAAAAGTCGCATTACTTGATGCCCCTAAACTGGGTTTATCAATGACCGTCTTTGTACAGATAAAAGCTGGCCGGCATGATGGGAAGTGGCTGGATGAATTTGCCCGACATGCGTCCTCTTTTGAGGAAGTCGTTGAGTTTTACCGGATGAGCGGTGAGTACGATTATTTGCTCAAGGTTATGGTCACTGACATGCAGTGTTTCGATCACTTTTACAAAAGACTGGTAAATGGTATTGACCTGAACGACGTTACCTCTAGTTTCGCGATGGAACAGATAAAATACTCGACTGCCATGCCGCTTCAGCATTTGTGA
- a CDS encoding acyl-CoA dehydrogenase encodes MGSPLTNWDDLLLLSEQLSDEERMVSESARAFCQENLQLGILQANRDGKFDRNIMRRFGEMGMLGATIEGYGCPGVNYVTYGLIAREVERVDSGYRSAMSVQSSLVMHPINAFGSAAQKEKYLPKLASGEWVGCFGLTEPDAGSDPASMKTRAKNVDGGYRLSGSKMWITNSPIADVFVVWAKCSDENEAIRGFILERGMDGLSTPAIEGKLSLKASVTGEIVMDDVFVPTENRLEGVHGLKGPFSCLNMARYGISWGAMGAAEFCWHAARQYGLDRHQFGRPLAQTQLFQTKLADMQTEITLGLQASLRVGRLIDNRKFDPAMISLVKRNNCSKALDIARKSRDMHGGNGIADEYHIMRHMVNLETVNTYEGTYDVHGLILGRAQTGLQAFF; translated from the coding sequence ATGGGCTCGCCCTTAACCAACTGGGATGATTTATTACTTCTTAGTGAACAGCTTAGTGATGAAGAGCGCATGGTCAGTGAGTCCGCACGCGCTTTTTGTCAGGAAAACTTGCAGCTTGGTATTCTGCAGGCTAACAGAGACGGTAAATTTGACCGTAATATTATGCGTCGCTTCGGTGAGATGGGTATGTTGGGCGCCACCATTGAAGGGTACGGTTGCCCGGGCGTTAACTACGTAACTTATGGCCTGATTGCCAGAGAAGTAGAGCGGGTCGACAGTGGCTATCGAAGCGCAATGAGCGTCCAGTCTTCGCTGGTCATGCATCCCATAAACGCATTTGGCTCAGCAGCGCAAAAAGAGAAGTATTTGCCAAAGCTTGCCAGCGGCGAGTGGGTAGGATGCTTTGGTCTGACTGAACCGGATGCAGGGTCAGATCCAGCTTCTATGAAGACGCGCGCTAAAAACGTTGACGGGGGCTACCGCCTGTCTGGTAGTAAAATGTGGATTACAAACTCGCCTATTGCCGATGTTTTTGTGGTGTGGGCAAAATGCAGCGATGAGAATGAGGCAATCCGCGGCTTTATTCTGGAGCGAGGCATGGACGGACTTTCTACGCCCGCCATTGAAGGAAAGCTTTCTTTGAAAGCGTCAGTGACGGGTGAGATTGTGATGGATGATGTGTTTGTTCCAACAGAAAACCGGCTGGAAGGCGTGCACGGACTTAAAGGCCCGTTTAGCTGCCTCAACATGGCGCGTTACGGGATTTCCTGGGGAGCAATGGGGGCTGCAGAATTTTGTTGGCATGCCGCACGCCAGTATGGTTTGGATCGTCATCAGTTTGGTCGCCCGCTGGCGCAAACACAGCTATTTCAGACAAAGCTGGCAGACATGCAAACTGAAATCACGCTGGGTCTGCAAGCTTCGCTCAGAGTAGGCCGTCTCATCGATAATCGTAAATTCGACCCTGCCATGATCTCGCTGGTAAAACGCAACAACTGTTCAAAAGCATTGGATATCGCCAGAAAGTCCAGAGATATGCATGGCGGCAATGGTATTGCTGATGAGTATCATATTATGCGGCATATGGTTAACCTGGAAACGGTCAACACCTATGAGGGCACCTACGACGTACATGGCTTGATTTTGGGACGAGCACAAACCGGTCTGCAGGCATTCTTTTAA
- a CDS encoding cytochrome d ubiquinol oxidase subunit II produces MPFESLSIEVLGDIYIGLLALAVLLYAILDGYDLGVGVLIPPREEKFRDDMIASIGPYWDANETWLVLAVGLLLFAFPDAHSEILQTLYIPATLMLLGLILRGVSFDFRAKVAQVKKRRWDLSFKYGSLLTTLSQGYMLGIWVTGLRTDLWAQGFALLAAFGLTAAYAFIGACWLILKSESALQEKAVYWARRGLIVLSVGIVAVSVANLTLHDDVRQMWLNSNWGFLLMAIPVACFGLLSFCGVILKRMPETDGRGEKLPFIIAMTVFVLCFAAFGLSYYPFVVPGQMTIADAISDANSLRFLLVGAIIVVPCILAYTFMVYRIFAGKSEKLTYY; encoded by the coding sequence ATGCCATTTGAAAGCTTATCAATAGAGGTACTGGGTGACATTTATATCGGGTTGCTTGCTCTGGCGGTGCTGCTGTACGCCATACTCGATGGTTACGACCTCGGTGTTGGTGTATTAATACCGCCCAGAGAAGAGAAATTCCGTGATGATATGATTGCTTCTATCGGCCCCTACTGGGATGCCAATGAAACCTGGTTGGTGCTGGCGGTAGGATTGTTGCTTTTTGCATTTCCTGATGCACACAGTGAAATATTACAAACTTTATATATTCCCGCCACTCTGATGTTACTTGGGCTGATACTGCGGGGGGTCTCGTTTGATTTCAGAGCTAAAGTGGCTCAGGTAAAAAAACGAAGATGGGATTTATCTTTCAAGTATGGGTCTTTGCTTACTACCTTATCGCAGGGGTATATGCTCGGTATCTGGGTGACCGGCTTGCGCACCGACCTGTGGGCGCAGGGTTTTGCATTGCTTGCCGCTTTTGGGTTAACCGCCGCTTATGCGTTCATCGGAGCATGCTGGCTAATTCTTAAGTCAGAGTCTGCGTTGCAGGAAAAGGCAGTCTACTGGGCTCGCCGCGGGCTGATTGTTCTGTCTGTAGGGATTGTTGCCGTGAGTGTTGCCAATCTGACCCTACACGATGATGTGCGCCAGATGTGGCTGAACTCAAACTGGGGCTTCTTGCTGATGGCAATTCCTGTTGCCTGTTTTGGATTGCTGAGCTTTTGCGGCGTTATTCTCAAAAGAATGCCTGAAACTGACGGTCGCGGCGAAAAACTGCCCTTTATCATTGCGATGACGGTTTTTGTTTTGTGTTTTGCTGCATTCGGGCTGAGTTACTATCCATTCGTAGTGCCCGGACAAATGACGATTGCCGATGCCATTAGCGATGCAAATTCTTTGCGGTTCTTATTGGTTGGGGCCATCATCGTTGTGCCGTGTATCCTGGCTTACACATTCATGGTTTACCGGATTTTTGCCGGCAAATCGGAAAAGCTTACCTATTACTAG